In one Lolium rigidum isolate FL_2022 chromosome 3, APGP_CSIRO_Lrig_0.1, whole genome shotgun sequence genomic region, the following are encoded:
- the LOC124695216 gene encoding BTB/POZ and MATH domain-containing protein 1-like — MAGGESSDCHIVPTGDNNIFRLRVRLSPPKDDPSRCLSASTVIAGCRCHAFYWPARTGILTLALWVSNCATAKVSAHMVLLDKTGTPAPSIGIGKSSNVANGGFVLSARRDHVKANCVVGNYFVALCSVDIGCPPDSSMENELPDLGHHLAIMSGKQELTDVSFDVGGESFSAHCLVLAARSPVFRAELYGPMAESKMTSIPIKDMEASTFRTMLHYMYHGSLPNAGKIDASITVAEYQHLLIAADRYGIERLKKNCEDKLSVDGITINTVVSMLELAEDHVCSKLKARCLDFLADADNFKIVGTTGEYICLMQSFPHLLVEVQSRIKIAPAKSTIMSPGAHKKSRGMMMGYMKACPSFIILFLVYTGIFLFLV; from the exons ATGGCTGGTGGCGAGTCATCCGATTGCCACATCGTCCCTACAGGAGACAATAACATCTTCCGTCTCCGGGTAAGGCTCTCGCCGCCCAAGGATGACCCTTCCCGGTGTCTAAGCGCGAGCACGGTCATTGCTGGATGCAGATGCCATGCGTTTTACTGGCCTGCACGCACCGGCATTCTCACGCTCGCTCTCTGGGTCTCGAATTGCGCCACTGCCAAGGTGTCCGCACACATGGTTTTGCTCGACAAGACCGGCACACCGGCGCCTTCCATCGGGATAGGGAAATCCTCGAACGTCGCAAACGGTGGGTTCGTGTTGTCCGCAAGGAGAGACCATGTCAAGGCCAACTGTGTGGTGGGCAACTACTTCGTGGCGCTGTGCTCCGTGGACATCGGCTGCC CTCCAGATTCATCAATGGAGAATGAGCTCCCTGACTTGGGTCATCATCTGGCCATTATGTCGGGTAAACAAGAATTGACAGATGTTTCCTTCGACGTCGGAGGGGAGAGCTTCAGTGCACATTGCTTGGTGCTCGCCGCCCGCTCGCCCGTCTTCAGAGCCGAGCTCTATGGCCCGATGGCTGAAAGCAAGATGACTTCTATACCCATTAAAGACATGGAGGCATCAACCTTCAGAACTATGCTCCATTACATGTACCATGGTTCATTGCCCAATGCTGGCAAGATAGATGCTTCGATCACTGTGGCAGAATACCAGCATCTACTTATAGCTGCTGACAGGTACGGGATAGAGAGATTGAAGAAGAATTGTGAGGACAAGCTAAGTGTGGACGGTATCACGATAAATACTGTGGTTTCAATGTTGGAGCTGGCGGAAGACCACGTCTGCTCCAAACTTAAAGCTAGGTGCCTTGATTTTCTTGCGGATGCTGACAATTTCAAGATAGTTGGAACAACAGGTGAGTATATCTGCTTGATGCAGAGCTTTCCGCATCTCTTGGTTGAAGTGCAGAGTAGGATAAAGATAGCACCCGCAAAATCGACTATCATGAGTCCTGGTGCTCACAAGAAAAGCCGAGGGATGATGATGGGATACATGAAGGCATGTCCATCGTTTATCATCCTGTTCTTAGTATATACAGGAATATTTTTATTCCTCGTTTAG